The Sylvia atricapilla isolate bSylAtr1 chromosome 10, bSylAtr1.pri, whole genome shotgun sequence genome contains a region encoding:
- the LRRC34 gene encoding leucine-rich repeat-containing protein 34, giving the protein MAVLPDLHLHYVQACQDLSQPENPFIARVLQEADKNDEINTKGITLKLAGNNHLVPVPRVTDDDLGALVSVLDQAAFVTGLDLAYSLLTDAGAQTIATFLQENSSLRYLNLMFNDIGTSGAELIAEALHTNQSLVHLRMTGNKIGNQGGMFFASMLRINSTLEKLDLGDCDVGLHCLIATAIALTQNKSLKAINLNRPLLSGQQEETTVHVARMLRSNSSLVELHLGKHGMKNFGVEQLCEALYANSSLRYLDLSCNNITYDGVKFLGELLKRNKTLRILDLGANRIEDNGAIYLSEALATRNMTLQALSVVNNNITDEGLVALAHAMQSNTTLSHIYIWGNKIDRNASVAFWELIEMGRLELGCTDVVPYEVDGEVFLAELSHGLAKHRYWAPRSAAVDPGAANASLGILPVSKYL; this is encoded by the exons ATGGCGGTTCTTCCAGATCTTCACCTGCATTATGTGCAGGCCTGTCAAGATTTGAGCCAGCCTGAAAACCCCTTCATTGCTCGTGTGCTTCAAGAGGCTGataaaaatgatgaaat aaatacaaaagGAATCACATTAAAATTAGCTGGAAATAATCATCTGGTGCCTGTGCCAAGAGTTACAGATGATGATCTTGGAGCTCTTGTCTCTGTCTTAGACCAAGCTGCCTTTGTCACAG GTTTGGATCTTGCCTATAGTTTATTGACTGATGCTGGAGCACAGACCATAGCAACTTTCCTCCAG GAGAACTCCAGCCTGAGGTATCTGAACCTGATGTTCAATGACATTGGCACAAGTGGGGCAGAGCTGATAGCAGAAGCACTCCAT ACCAATCAAAGTCTTGTGCACCTGAGAATGACTGGAAACAAAATAGGAAACCAAGGTGGGATGTTCTTTGCTTCAATGCTAAGAATTAACTCAACCTTAGAGAAGTTGGATCTTGGAGACTGTGATGTG GGCCTGCACTGTCTGATAGCAACAGCCATAGCCCTGACTCAGAACAAATCACTCAAAGCCATAAACCTAAATCGTCCTTTGCTATCTGGCCAACAG GAGGAGACCACAGTTCACGTAGCTCGGATGTTGAGGAGTAATTCTTCTCTTGTGGAACTCCACTTGGGCAAGCATGGAATGAAAAACTTTGGTGTGGAGCAACTGTGTGAGGCCCTTTATGCAAACTCCAGCCTGAGATACCTTGACCTCAGCTG TAACAACATAACCTATGATGGTGTGAAATTTTTGGGAGAGCTactgaaaaggaacaaaaccctGAGGATCCTGGATCTGGGTGCAAACCGAATAGAAGACAATGGAGCCATTTACCTGAGCGAGGCCTTGGCGACGCGGAACATGACTCTGCAGGC GTTGTCTGTTGTAAACAACAATATAACTGACGAAGGACTTGTAGCTCTTGCCCATGCAATGCAATCCAACACCACACTTTCCCATATTTACATCTGGGGGAACAAAATTGATAGAAACGCCTCTGTG GCATTCTGGGAGCTGATCGAGATGGGCcgcctggagctgggctgcacGGACGTGGTTCCCTACGAGGTGGATGGGGAGGTtttcctggcagagctgtcccaCGGGCTGGCCAAGCACCGCTACTGGGCTCCGCGCTCCGCCGCCGTGGACCCCGGCGCCGCCAACGCCAGCCTGGGAATCCTCCCTGTCTCCAAGTATTTGTGA